In one Aromatoleum aromaticum EbN1 genomic region, the following are encoded:
- a CDS encoding pteridine reductase, translating to MSTAASPVILVTGAARRVGAEIARTLHATGAHVVLHYRNSAAEARALADELDHLRPGSTSLVCGDLKDDGAPAALIDALLATHDRLDAVVNNASSFFPTPIGSIDTAAWTELIGSNLKGPLFLAQAAAPTLRRQRGAIVNIVDIHAERPLRNYPLYCAAKAGLLGLTRALALELAPDVRVNGVSPGAIEWPEDGQFPPEQRDQIVRHTLLGRIGTPADIARTVRFLLFDAPYVTGQIIAVDGGRSAHL from the coding sequence ATGAGCACCGCAGCCTCGCCAGTCATCCTGGTTACCGGCGCCGCCCGGCGGGTGGGCGCGGAAATCGCGCGCACGTTGCACGCCACCGGCGCGCATGTCGTGCTGCATTACCGCAACTCGGCAGCCGAGGCACGTGCGCTGGCCGACGAGCTCGACCACCTGCGTCCCGGCTCCACATCGCTGGTCTGCGGCGACCTCAAGGACGACGGCGCTCCCGCGGCCTTGATCGACGCGCTGCTCGCGACGCACGACCGGCTCGACGCCGTCGTGAACAACGCGTCGAGCTTCTTCCCGACCCCGATCGGCAGCATCGACACAGCGGCATGGACCGAGCTGATCGGCTCGAATCTGAAAGGCCCGCTGTTCCTCGCGCAGGCCGCGGCACCGACGTTGCGGCGCCAGCGCGGCGCAATCGTCAACATCGTCGATATCCACGCCGAGCGCCCGTTGCGCAACTACCCGCTGTATTGCGCTGCGAAAGCGGGACTGCTCGGCCTGACCCGGGCGCTGGCGCTGGAGCTCGCGCCCGACGTGAGAGTGAACGGCGTGTCGCCCGGCGCCATCGAGTGGCCGGAAGACGGCCAGTTTCCGCCCGAACAGCGCGACCAGATCGTCCGCCACACGCTGCTCGGGCGGATCGGAACCCCTGCCGACATCGCCCGCACGGTCCGCTTCCTGCTGTTCGACGCCCCTTATGTCACCGGGCAGATCATCGCCGTCGACGGCGGGCGAAGTGCGCACCTCTGA
- a CDS encoding FHA domain-containing protein — protein sequence MIQPKNVCVLVAEVPGRQRFAEALGAHEVDHAVERCMHRIERATEANGGTRLRRDAARACAAFERCDAAILAACEMLERVESLPPLRGLRMTTRVGVHYGAAAPGQPVGADEALAMRLADTAKPGHILASNAVVMQLSPGVRHLACNTPLQDPALDGLGWPVFEIVRYSGTITSIPAAERISQRLRIHHQQDVLFVEENRPVVLLGREIGNDIVIIDRRTSRQHARIERRREGFVLIDRSTNGTYVAENGGAERCIKAGELALVGPGRIGCGFSANDIERDLAFFEIV from the coding sequence ATGATCCAGCCGAAGAACGTCTGCGTCCTCGTTGCCGAAGTACCCGGGAGACAGCGCTTTGCCGAGGCGCTCGGCGCGCACGAAGTCGACCATGCGGTCGAGCGCTGCATGCACCGCATCGAGCGGGCGACCGAGGCGAACGGCGGGACCCGGCTGCGCCGCGACGCGGCCCGCGCGTGCGCGGCGTTCGAACGCTGCGACGCCGCGATCCTCGCCGCCTGTGAAATGCTCGAGCGCGTCGAGAGCCTGCCGCCGCTGCGCGGCCTGCGCATGACGACCCGGGTCGGGGTGCACTACGGCGCGGCCGCTCCCGGCCAGCCAGTCGGCGCGGACGAGGCGCTCGCGATGCGCCTCGCCGATACCGCCAAACCCGGCCACATCCTCGCCAGCAATGCGGTCGTGATGCAGCTGTCGCCCGGCGTGCGCCACCTCGCCTGCAACACGCCGCTGCAGGACCCGGCGCTCGACGGCCTGGGCTGGCCGGTGTTCGAGATCGTGCGGTATTCCGGCACGATCACCTCGATCCCGGCTGCGGAGCGAATCTCGCAACGGCTGAGGATCCACCACCAGCAGGACGTGCTGTTCGTCGAGGAGAACCGCCCGGTGGTGCTGCTGGGGCGCGAGATCGGCAACGACATCGTCATTATTGACCGACGCACCTCGCGCCAGCACGCGCGCATCGAGCGCCGGCGCGAAGGTTTCGTCCTGATCGATCGCAGCACCAACGGCACGTACGTCGCCGAAAATGGCGGCGCCGAGCGGTGCATCAAGGCCGGTGAACTGGCGCTGGTCGGCCCGGGCCGCATCGGCTGCGGTTTCTCGGCGAACGACATCGAGCGCGACCTGGCTTTTTTCGAGATCGTCTAG
- a CDS encoding alpha/beta hydrolase: protein MSARHFGELEVIARAPAGKAVSPVPLLFIHGAYTGAWCWDEYFLPYFAAAGFDCYALSLSGHGASRRRGGLDSFSIDDYVRDVSEVVAALPRTPALIGHSMGGMVIQKYLEHADVPAVALLCSVPPQGLMGSALGLMLNKPHLLGNLNQMLAGSQPDPESLREALFHQPVDDDALMRYYHLCQPESHRAVWDMTLFNLPQPARMHRPPMLIVGTEHDHLIPPAQVAMTAALYGLEATIIPGMGHGVMLERDWQSVAEMLLDWLTVQLVEV, encoded by the coding sequence ATGAGCGCACGGCATTTCGGCGAACTCGAGGTGATCGCGCGCGCCCCGGCGGGCAAGGCGGTTTCGCCGGTCCCGCTGCTGTTCATCCACGGCGCCTACACCGGCGCGTGGTGCTGGGACGAATATTTTTTGCCGTATTTCGCCGCTGCCGGCTTCGACTGTTATGCGCTGTCGCTGTCCGGCCACGGCGCAAGCCGCAGGCGCGGAGGGCTCGATTCGTTCTCGATCGACGACTACGTACGCGACGTCAGCGAAGTCGTCGCCGCGTTGCCGCGGACGCCGGCGCTGATCGGCCACTCGATGGGCGGAATGGTGATACAGAAGTACCTCGAGCACGCCGACGTCCCCGCCGTCGCGCTACTGTGCTCGGTCCCGCCGCAAGGGCTGATGGGCTCGGCGCTGGGCCTGATGCTCAACAAGCCGCATCTCCTGGGGAACCTGAACCAGATGCTCGCCGGCAGCCAGCCCGACCCGGAAAGCCTGCGCGAAGCCCTGTTCCACCAGCCGGTCGATGACGACGCGCTGATGCGCTACTACCATCTGTGCCAGCCTGAATCCCACCGCGCGGTGTGGGACATGACGCTCTTCAACCTGCCGCAACCTGCACGCATGCATCGTCCGCCGATGCTGATCGTCGGCACGGAACACGATCACCTCATCCCGCCGGCGCAGGTCGCGATGACCGCGGCGCTCTACGGACTGGAGGCGACGATCATCCCCGGCATGGGGCATGGAGTCATGCTCGAGCGCGACTGGCAAAGTGTTGCGGAAATGCTCCTTGACTGGCTCACGGTACAACTTGTCGAAGTTTAG
- a CDS encoding glutathione S-transferase family protein, protein MITLYTWTTPNGRKISIALEELGLRYETRPIDISRGDQFTPEFLALNPNNRIPVIVDDEGPDGQPITVIESGAILLYLAEKTGRLLPPGARGRCEAIQWLMFQMGSVGPMLGQAHHFLRYAPEVIPYAVERYSKEAERLYGVLNTRLAGRDWLAGADYSVADIATFPWIASHDWQGIDLDRFPEVRRWFDAIAARPAVQRGMAVPQ, encoded by the coding sequence ATGATCACGCTTTACACCTGGACCACGCCCAACGGCCGCAAGATCTCCATCGCCCTCGAGGAACTCGGGCTGCGCTACGAAACGCGCCCGATCGACATTTCACGCGGCGATCAATTCACGCCCGAGTTCCTCGCGCTGAACCCGAACAATCGCATCCCGGTGATCGTCGATGACGAAGGGCCGGACGGCCAGCCGATCACCGTCATCGAATCCGGCGCGATCCTGCTGTACCTCGCGGAAAAGACCGGACGCCTGTTGCCGCCCGGAGCGCGGGGCCGCTGCGAGGCGATCCAGTGGCTGATGTTCCAGATGGGCAGCGTCGGCCCGATGCTCGGGCAGGCGCACCACTTCCTGCGTTACGCGCCGGAAGTGATCCCGTACGCGGTCGAACGCTACTCGAAGGAAGCCGAGCGCCTCTACGGCGTCCTAAATACCCGTCTCGCCGGCCGCGACTGGCTCGCAGGCGCGGACTATTCGGTCGCCGACATCGCGACGTTTCCGTGGATCGCGAGCCACGACTGGCAGGGAATCGACCTCGACCGCTTCCCCGAGGTGCGGCGATGGTTCGATGCGATCGCGGCGCGGCCGGCAGTGCAGCGCGGCATGGCGGTGCCGCAATGA
- the ttcA gene encoding tRNA 2-thiocytidine(32) synthetase TtcA — translation MTPLSAVATPTPAPAEAADSRFSNTFLRLKKKLERGVGKAIADFNMIGDGDTVMVCVSGGKDSYTLLSCLLALRERAPVDFRIIAMNLDQKQPGFPAEVLPAYFESIGVEYRIVTEDTYSIVKDKIPEGKTTCSLCSRLRRGIIYRVARELGATRIALGHHRDDMLETLFLNLFFGGKIKAMPPKLVSDNGEHVVIRPLAYCTEADIAKFARTMEFPIIPCNLCGSQENAQRKQIKTMLQGWAREHPGRIESIATALGQVVPSHLADASLFDFRNLTRDTLVAEGDIAFDRAELPPASAAVMPTVMQLTDHRTDGK, via the coding sequence GTGACTCCCCTTTCCGCTGTCGCCACGCCGACTCCAGCTCCCGCCGAAGCGGCCGACAGCCGTTTTTCGAACACTTTCCTGCGGCTGAAGAAAAAGCTCGAACGCGGCGTCGGCAAGGCGATCGCCGACTTCAACATGATCGGCGACGGCGACACCGTGATGGTCTGCGTGTCCGGCGGCAAGGACTCGTACACGCTCCTGTCCTGCCTGCTCGCGCTGCGCGAGCGCGCCCCGGTGGACTTCCGCATTATCGCGATGAACCTCGACCAGAAGCAGCCGGGTTTCCCCGCCGAAGTGCTGCCGGCGTATTTCGAGTCGATCGGCGTCGAATACCGCATCGTCACCGAGGACACCTACTCGATCGTCAAGGACAAGATCCCTGAAGGCAAGACGACCTGTTCGCTGTGCTCGCGGCTGCGGCGCGGCATCATCTACCGCGTCGCACGCGAGCTCGGCGCGACGCGCATCGCGCTGGGCCATCACCGCGACGACATGCTCGAGACGCTGTTCCTGAACCTCTTCTTCGGCGGCAAGATCAAGGCGATGCCGCCGAAGCTCGTCAGCGACAATGGCGAGCACGTCGTGATCCGCCCGCTCGCATACTGCACCGAAGCCGACATCGCGAAGTTCGCGCGCACGATGGAGTTCCCGATCATTCCGTGCAACCTGTGCGGTTCGCAGGAAAACGCGCAGAGGAAGCAGATCAAGACGATGCTGCAGGGCTGGGCGCGCGAGCATCCGGGACGCATCGAGTCGATCGCGACCGCGCTCGGCCAGGTCGTGCCATCGCATCTCGCCGACGCATCGCTGTTCGACTTCCGCAACCTGACGCGCGACACGCTCGTCGCCGAGGGCGACATCGCGTTCGACCGCGCCGAGCTGCCGCCCGCGTCCGCCGCAGTCATGCCCACCGTAATGCAACTCACCGATCACCGCACGGACGGGAAGTAG
- a CDS encoding DUF2905 domain-containing protein → MLKWLVVVAVIVLLTGLLRPDVMRRLRFGHLPGDFHFRLWGRAIHLPFTSTILLCVLGWALLRAL, encoded by the coding sequence ATGCTCAAGTGGCTGGTCGTGGTGGCGGTGATCGTCCTCCTGACCGGCCTGCTCAGGCCGGACGTCATGCGCCGCCTGCGCTTCGGCCATCTGCCGGGCGATTTTCATTTCCGCCTGTGGGGCCGTGCCATTCATCTGCCATTCACCAGCACGATACTGCTGTGTGTTCTCGGGTGGGCGCTGCTGCGGGCATTGTGA
- a CDS encoding class I SAM-dependent methyltransferase codes for MSLPRPSADAIEQSARLVRSITASIAAAGGWIPFSRYMELALYSPGLGYYSGGARKFGPGGDFITAPELTPLFGQALAAQVEQVMRASAAHVIEAGAGTGLLAADLLLELERRECLPETYGILELSGELRERQFDLLAEKAPRLASRVRWLDALPERFSGALVANEVLDVMPVHLVVSRPEGLFERGVAVDPAGTLRWADSPASGAVADAARALDLPLPESGEYVTELNLAARAWVGEWAQRLDCGVLLLVDYGYPRAEYYLPSRSNGTLLCYYRHHAHADPFLWPGLNDITAFVDFTSVAEAAFDAGLDVLGYTNQAAFLFNCGLLECLARRGPETSADYIRAARAAQRLTTPQEMGELFKVLALGKGIPEPLLGFQRGDRVHAL; via the coding sequence ATGTCCCTGCCTCGACCTTCCGCCGACGCGATCGAACAAAGCGCCCGCCTGGTGCGCTCGATCACCGCATCCATCGCCGCGGCCGGCGGCTGGATTCCCTTCTCGCGCTACATGGAGCTGGCGCTGTATTCGCCGGGGCTCGGCTATTACAGCGGCGGGGCGAGGAAATTCGGCCCGGGCGGAGACTTCATCACGGCCCCGGAGCTGACGCCGCTGTTCGGCCAGGCGCTCGCGGCGCAGGTGGAGCAGGTGATGCGCGCCTCCGCCGCGCACGTGATCGAAGCGGGAGCCGGCACGGGACTGCTCGCCGCCGATCTGCTGCTCGAACTCGAGCGGCGGGAATGTCTGCCCGAGACCTACGGCATCCTCGAACTGTCGGGCGAACTGCGCGAGCGCCAGTTCGACTTGCTGGCCGAGAAAGCGCCGCGTCTGGCGAGTCGCGTGCGCTGGCTCGACGCGCTGCCGGAGCGTTTCTCCGGCGCGCTGGTCGCGAACGAAGTCCTCGACGTGATGCCGGTGCACCTCGTCGTGTCGCGGCCCGAAGGGCTGTTCGAGCGCGGCGTCGCCGTCGATCCGGCCGGCACGCTGCGCTGGGCGGACTCGCCGGCGAGCGGAGCGGTGGCCGACGCGGCCCGCGCGCTAGACCTGCCGTTGCCCGAAAGCGGCGAATACGTTACCGAGCTGAACCTCGCCGCACGGGCGTGGGTCGGGGAATGGGCACAGCGGCTCGACTGCGGCGTGCTGCTGCTCGTCGATTACGGTTATCCGCGCGCCGAGTATTACCTGCCGTCGCGCTCGAACGGCACGCTGCTGTGCTATTACCGGCACCATGCGCACGCCGACCCTTTCCTGTGGCCGGGGCTGAACGACATCACCGCGTTCGTCGATTTCACGTCGGTGGCCGAGGCTGCGTTCGACGCCGGGCTCGATGTGCTCGGCTACACCAACCAGGCCGCGTTCCTGTTCAACTGCGGGCTGCTCGAATGCCTCGCACGGCGCGGGCCGGAAACGTCGGCGGACTACATCCGCGCGGCGCGCGCCGCCCAGCGGCTGACGACGCCGCAGGAGATGGGGGAGCTTTTCAAGGTGCTTGCGCTGGGCAAAGGCATTCCCGAACCCCTGCTCGGGTTCCAGCGCGGCGACAGGGTCCACGCGCTGTAG
- a CDS encoding YqaA family protein: MSFLSLLDPGPEAGLAALLASSFLSATLLPGGSELVLAGVLALRPEQLVAALTLATLGNTLGGMSTWALARLLPGKADTGRLAWVRHHGAPILLLSWVPVIGDALCAAAGWLRLAWLPCLLWMAAGKLLRYALVAFAVL; this comes from the coding sequence ATGAGCTTCCTTTCGCTGCTCGACCCCGGCCCCGAAGCCGGCCTCGCGGCGCTGCTCGCGTCGAGCTTTCTTTCCGCGACACTGCTGCCGGGCGGCTCCGAGCTCGTGCTCGCCGGCGTGCTCGCGCTGCGGCCCGAGCAGCTCGTCGCTGCGCTGACGCTCGCGACGCTCGGCAACACGCTCGGCGGCATGAGCACGTGGGCGCTCGCCCGGCTGCTGCCCGGAAAAGCGGACACGGGCCGGCTCGCCTGGGTGCGCCATCACGGCGCGCCGATCCTGCTGCTGTCGTGGGTGCCGGTGATCGGCGATGCCTTGTGCGCTGCGGCCGGCTGGCTGCGCCTCGCGTGGCTGCCGTGCCTGCTGTGGATGGCAGCGGGCAAGCTGCTACGCTACGCGCTGGTCGCATTCGCCGTCCTGTGA